A single Actinomadura algeriensis DNA region contains:
- a CDS encoding FAD-binding protein, with translation MSAGTAGGTGAWDHEYDLIVVGSGGGGMAAALTAHEEGMSVLIVEKGKKFGGSTALSGGGIWIPNNPTLRARGHDDSRESIRRYLDLLTEGRVPAARLDAYVDNGPAAMELICKSKWMQFFWTKGYADYHPELEGGRPLGRSIEAKPFDTRKLGDDEKYQRPNSMKGPLGLWITSKDYHDLAMAKRTWAGRRATMVAAWRVSSNVIRRRHMSTGGRALVARLRMALKDAGIPLWLKTKMTELVTSEDGTVTGIVVERDGAPLRLRGRRGVLLATGGFDHDQRMRDEYLPEGGREDFAMGARENTGDGIRAGAGLGAALDFMDDAWWMPAVRHPAGATIPLVSERAIPRMVIVSTEGKRFTNEAAPYVNFVHDQLEGGHVPCWFVMDAKTRARYPFAQILPGAPIPKGFYDKGIVFKADSLDELAKKIDVPADALGETVRTFNEYARAGKDPEFGRGESAYDHYYGDPNLKNPNLDVIESAPYYAFRLEVGDLGTKGGLVCDEHSRVLRADGSAIPGLYATGNTSASVMGNEYAGPGATIGPSIVFGYIAARHAAAEGGQEAAGAPAGKAERP, from the coding sequence GTGAGCGCGGGAACGGCCGGCGGGACCGGCGCCTGGGACCACGAGTACGACCTCATCGTCGTCGGCAGCGGCGGCGGCGGGATGGCCGCGGCGCTGACCGCGCACGAGGAGGGCATGAGCGTCCTCATCGTGGAGAAGGGCAAGAAGTTCGGCGGCAGCACCGCGCTGTCCGGCGGCGGCATCTGGATCCCCAACAACCCGACCCTGCGGGCGCGCGGCCACGACGACAGCCGCGAGTCGATCCGCCGCTACCTCGACCTGCTGACCGAGGGGCGCGTCCCCGCCGCCCGCCTCGACGCCTACGTCGACAACGGCCCGGCCGCGATGGAACTGATCTGCAAGAGCAAGTGGATGCAGTTCTTCTGGACCAAGGGCTACGCCGACTACCACCCCGAGCTGGAGGGCGGACGGCCGCTGGGCCGGTCCATCGAGGCCAAGCCGTTCGACACCCGCAAGCTCGGCGACGACGAGAAGTACCAGCGGCCCAACAGCATGAAGGGCCCGCTGGGCCTGTGGATCACCAGCAAGGACTACCACGACCTGGCCATGGCCAAGCGGACGTGGGCGGGCCGCCGCGCGACGATGGTCGCGGCGTGGCGCGTGTCGTCCAACGTGATCCGCCGCCGCCACATGTCGACCGGCGGGCGCGCGCTCGTCGCGCGGCTGCGGATGGCGCTCAAGGACGCCGGGATCCCGCTCTGGCTGAAGACGAAGATGACCGAGCTCGTCACGTCCGAGGACGGGACGGTCACCGGCATCGTCGTGGAGCGCGACGGCGCGCCGCTGCGGCTGCGCGGACGGCGCGGCGTGCTGCTCGCGACCGGCGGGTTCGACCACGACCAGCGGATGCGCGACGAGTACCTGCCGGAGGGCGGCCGCGAGGACTTCGCGATGGGCGCCCGGGAGAACACCGGCGACGGCATCCGCGCCGGGGCGGGCCTGGGCGCCGCGCTCGACTTCATGGACGACGCCTGGTGGATGCCCGCCGTGCGGCACCCGGCCGGGGCGACCATCCCGCTGGTGTCCGAGCGGGCCATCCCGCGGATGGTCATCGTGTCCACGGAGGGGAAGCGGTTCACGAACGAGGCCGCCCCCTACGTGAACTTCGTCCACGACCAGCTTGAGGGCGGGCACGTCCCGTGCTGGTTCGTGATGGACGCCAAGACGCGCGCGCGCTACCCGTTCGCGCAGATCCTCCCGGGTGCACCCATCCCGAAGGGGTTCTACGACAAGGGGATCGTGTTCAAGGCCGATTCCCTGGACGAACTCGCGAAGAAGATCGACGTCCCTGCGGACGCACTGGGCGAGACCGTCCGGACCTTCAACGAGTACGCGCGCGCGGGCAAGGACCCGGAGTTCGGCCGTGGCGAGAGCGCCTACGACCACTACTACGGCGACCCGAACCTGAAGAACCCGAACCTGGACGTCATCGAGTCCGCCCCCTACTACGCCTTCCGGCTCGAGGTCGGCGACCTGGGCACCAAGGGCGGCCTGGTGTGCGACGAGCACAGCCGGGTCCTGCGCGCGGACGGTTCGGCGATCCCCGGCCTGTACGCGACGGGCAACACGTCCGCGTCGGTGATGGGCAACGAGTACGCGGGGCCGGGCGCCACGATCGGCCCGTCCATCGTGTTCGGCTACATCGCCGCCCGGCACGCCGCCGCCGAGGGCGGGCAGGAGGCGGCCGGGGCACCGGCCGGCAAGGCGGAGCGGCCATGA
- a CDS encoding ferredoxin--NADP reductase translates to MTSLKARVVEVVRETADAHSLVLEPAEGDRGRFRYKPGQFLTVRVPAPDGWAARCYSLCSSPVTDDRLKVTVKRVADGLGSNWICDNVTAGDVLEVLRPSGTFTPQSLDADLLLLAGGSGITPVMSILKSCLAGGTGSVVLVYANRDERSVIFASELQALAAEHGERLTVVHWLESVQGLPTESGIRALARAHTDREAFVCGPGAFMDLTTAALTGLGMKVHVERFFSLAADPFETPEGPGPDEPADGDADAGEPGEIEVELDGETRTLAWPRNQLLLDALLRAGVDAPYSCREGSCAACACVVLEGEATMDANTVLDEQDLADGLVLACQARAVGDRLKITYDG, encoded by the coding sequence ATGACGTCGCTCAAGGCGCGGGTCGTCGAGGTCGTCCGGGAGACGGCCGACGCGCACTCGCTCGTCCTGGAACCGGCGGAGGGCGACCGCGGCCGGTTCCGGTACAAGCCCGGGCAGTTCCTGACCGTCCGGGTGCCCGCGCCGGACGGCTGGGCGGCGCGCTGCTACTCGCTGTGCAGCTCGCCGGTCACCGACGACCGGCTCAAGGTGACGGTGAAGCGGGTCGCGGACGGGCTCGGCTCCAACTGGATCTGCGACAACGTCACCGCGGGCGACGTGCTGGAGGTGCTGCGGCCGTCCGGCACGTTCACCCCCCAATCGCTGGACGCCGACCTGCTGCTCCTCGCGGGCGGCAGCGGCATCACCCCCGTCATGTCGATCCTGAAGTCGTGCCTGGCCGGGGGCACCGGATCGGTCGTCCTCGTCTATGCGAACCGGGACGAACGGTCCGTCATCTTCGCGTCCGAACTGCAGGCGCTCGCGGCGGAGCACGGCGAGCGGCTCACGGTCGTCCACTGGCTGGAGTCGGTGCAGGGACTCCCCACGGAGTCGGGCATACGCGCGCTGGCGCGCGCGCACACCGACCGTGAGGCGTTCGTGTGCGGGCCCGGCGCGTTCATGGACCTCACGACGGCGGCGCTCACCGGCCTCGGCATGAAAGTCCACGTCGAGCGGTTCTTCTCGCTCGCCGCGGACCCGTTCGAGACCCCGGAGGGCCCGGGCCCGGACGAGCCGGCGGACGGCGACGCGGACGCGGGCGAGCCCGGCGAGATCGAGGTCGAGCTCGACGGCGAGACCCGCACGCTGGCCTGGCCGCGGAACCAACTGCTCCTCGACGCCCTGCTGCGGGCCGGGGTCGACGCCCCCTACTCGTGCCGCGAGGGCTCCTGCGCCGCGTGCGCCTGCGTCGTCCTGGAGGGCGAGGCGACCATGGACGCCAACACCGTCCTCGACGAGCAGGACCTCGCGGACGGGCTGGTGCTCGCCTGCCAGGCGCGCGCGGTCGGCGACCGGCTCAAGATCACATACGACGGCTGA